From the Falsirhodobacter halotolerans genome, the window CGAGGAGGAGGAGATGGCGACGCCGAACATGCCTGTGTCCGGGCAATGGCCGATGATGGAAAACGTCATGGAAAACACCTGTGGCGCGGGCGCGCCCCCTTGCAAATGGGCCGCTTCAATCCGGGATGACGGCGGTCGCTTCGATCTCGACCAGCCATTCGGGCCGCGCCAGCGCCACGACCGTCAGGCCGGTGCAGACCGGAAACACGCCCCGGATGTATTCACCCATCGTGCGATAGACCGCCTCGCGGTGGCGGACATCGGTCAGATAGACGACCAGCTTGGTGACATGGGCCATCTCGCCGCCGCATTCCTCGACCAGTTGGCGGATGTTCTGCATGACCTTGTGGGTCTGTTCCACCGGATCGCTGCTGGCCAGATTGACGGCGGTGTCCAGATCCTGCGGGCACTGGCCCCGCAGGAAGAT encodes:
- a CDS encoding RidA family protein, with protein sequence MAHLRHRKFNTKDTYPEQNLDNDLSQAVVAKGGTTIFLRGQCPQDLDTAVNLASSDPVEQTHKVMQNIRQLVEECGGEMAHVTKLVVYLTDVRHREAVYRTMGEYIRGVFPVCTGLTVVALARPEWLVEIEATAVIPD